A stretch of Rhinopithecus roxellana isolate Shanxi Qingling chromosome 12, ASM756505v1, whole genome shotgun sequence DNA encodes these proteins:
- the EXOC3L2 gene encoding exocyst complex component 3-like protein 2 gives MPILKNLGVSDPKVPRAGTLPLRSSRNPFEEVSGLEEEEAGELGSLPNGTSCRRRATLEKLAGLAPFRLGWAPGRRAGSPGDGQSRSFLGRVLVPGIRRSSADFGLLARLHGTRAHGDEEAAGEAARRLAFLRLGRGSKPQRASLAERVVPAGEAAPEPPPKVPEPPKMKEPLSVLEILSLIQQRELARADEHILELEAEELAPSGGGAPGPPKAEGAGGGRRARDVALLYEALQRELWALVRETLAGPGPGACAGAGAVAQLGQVLVQEEAADGRRGPGAARKLRARWAEAVARAARERLEAAAPGAPGGLAGQLEALRARLLEDMAVVRGRLAPAYPAGLGAFGVYLRGYHGALAEWLGASARRRLPLADRYALLHWHNQVYPREVLGLVDMAALENGELGPLLSPGTLRGLEDECVTDVKAQTRAALLRVLQEDEEHWGSLEDQPSSLAQDVCELLEEHTERAPRISQEFGERMAHCCLGGLAEFLQSFQQRVERFHENPGVREMLPDTYISKTIALVNCGPPLRALAERLARVGPPESEPAREASASALDRVTRLCHRVVADLLFQELQPHFNKLMRRKWLSSPEALDGIVGTLGAQALALRRMQDEPYQALVAELHRRALVEYVRPLLRGRLRCSSARTRSRVAGRLREDAAQLQRLFRRLESQASWLDAVVPHLAEVLQLEDTPSIQVEVGVLVRDYPDIRRKHVAALLDIRGLRNTAARQEILAVARDLELSEEGALSPPRDRAFFADIPVPRPSFCLSFPLFLGRLPLSRLARPTLACLPRPRPPSLVRPRARR, from the exons ATGCCTATCCTGAAGAATCTGGGAGTGTCAGACCCTAAGGTGCCCCGGGCAGGGACCTTGCCCCTGAGGTCCTCTCGGAACCCCTTTGAAGAAGTTTCAGGGCTGGAGGAAGAAGAGGCCGGGGAGCTGGGGTCCCTCCCCAATGGAACATCTTGTCGCCGCCGCGCCACCCTGGAGAAGCTTGCAGGCCTGGCCCCCTTCCGTCTGGGCTGGGCCCCGGGCCGGCGGGCAGGCAGCCCCGGGGATGGGCAGTCCCGCTCTTTCTTGGGCCGTGTGCTGGTACCAGGGATACGCAGGAGCTCAGCAGATTTTGGCCTCCTGGCCCGGCTGCATGGGACCCGAGCCCATGGCGACGAGGAGGCAGCAGGGGAGGCCGCCCGGAGACTGGCCTTCCTGAGACTCGGGCGTGGATCCAAGCCCCAGCGTGCGTCCCTGGCTGAGAGAGTGGTGCCTGCAGGCGAGGCAGCTCCAGAGCCGCCACCCAAGGTCCCAGAGCCCCCAAAGATGAAGGAGCCGTTGTCAG TGCTGGAGATCCTGAGCCTGATCCAGCAGCGCGAACTAGCGCGCGCGGACGAGCACATCCTGGAGCTGGAGGCCGAGGAGCTGGCGCCGTCGGGGGGCGGcgcacctgggcctcccaaggcCGAGGGCGCTGGCGGGGGCCGCCGGGCGCGAGACGTGGCGCTGCTGTACGAGGCCCTGCAGCGTGAGCTGTGGGCGCTGGTGCGCGAAACCCTGGCGGGCCCCGGGCCGGGCGCGTGCGCCGGGGCGGGCGCTGTGGCGCAGCTGGGCCAGGTGCTGGTGCAAGAGGAGGCGGCGGATGGGCGTCGAGGGCCCGGGGCGGCCCGCAAGCTGCGCGCCCGCTGGGCCGAAGCCGTGGCGCGCGCGGCCCGGGAGCGACTAGAGGCGGCGGCTCCCGGGGCGCCCGGAGGCCTGGCCGGGCAGCTGGAGGCGCTGCGGGCGCGGTTGCTGGAAGATATGGCCGTTGTGCGGGGCCGCCTGGCCCCCGCCTACCCCGCCGGCCTGGGCGCCTTCGGCGTCTACCTGCGAGGCTACCACGGGGCCCTGGCCGAGTGGCTGGGGGCCTCCGCCCGTCGCAGGCTGCCGCTGGCCGACCGCTATGCGCTGCTGCACTGGCACAATCAGGTCTACCCCAG agagGTCTTAGGGTTGGTGGACATGGCTGCCCTGGAGAATGGGGAGCTGGGGCCCCTTTTGTCCCCTGGCACCCTGCGGGGTTTGGAGGATGAATGCGTCACAGATGTTAAG GCTCAGACCCGGGCCGCCCTTCTCCGTGTGCTGCAGGAGGACGAGGAGCACTGGGGGAGCCTGGAGGACCAGCCCAGCAGCCTGGCCCAGGATGTGTGTGAG CTGCTGGAAGAGCACACAGAGCGAGCACCCCGCATCAGCCAGGAGTTTGGGGAGCGGATGGCCCACTGCTGCCTGGGGGGGCTGGCAGAGTTCCTACAGAG CTTCCAGCAGCGTGTGGAGCGATTCCATGAGAACCCAGGAGTCCGGGAGATGCTACCTGACACCTATATCAGCAAGACCATCGCCCTGGTCAACTGCGGCCCCCCGCTGAG AGCTCTGGCCGAGCGCCTGGCCCGGGTGGGGCCCCCAGAAAGCGAGCCTGCCCGGGAAGCGTCTGCTAGTGCTCTGGACCGTGTGACCCGGCTCTGCCACCGTGTGGTGGCCGACCTGCTATTCCAGGAGCTGCAG CCACACTTCAACAAGCTGATGCGCCGGAAGTGGCTGAGCAGCCCGGAGGCCCTGGATGGCATCGTGGGCACGCTGGGTGCCCAGGCCCTGGCCCTGCGCAGAATGCAGGATGAGCCTTACCAG GCGCTGGTGGCCGAGCTGCACCGGCGGGCGCTGGTCGAGTACGTGCGGCCCCTGCTCCGTGGGCGCCTGCGCTGCAGCTCGGCGCGGACCCGCAGCCGCGTAGCTGGGAGGCTCCGGGAGGACGCTGCGCAACTGCAGAGGCTGTTCCGGCGGCTG GAGTCCCAGGCCTCGTGGCTGGACGCCGTGGTGCCCCATTTGGCTGAAGTCCTGCAGCTGGAAGACACGCCCAGCATCCAGGTGGAGGTGGGAGTGCTGGTGCGCGACTACCCAGACATCAG GAGGAAGCATGTGGCAGCCCTCCTCGACATCCGTGGCCTGCGCAACACAGCCGCCCGCCAGGAGATCCTGGCCGTGGCCCGGGACCTGGAACTCTCTGAGGAGGGAGCCCTGTCACCCCCTCGGGACCGTGCCTTCTTTGCAGACATCCCCGTGCCCCGCCCAtctttctgtctcagcttccctctCTTCCTGGGCCGCCTCCCCCTCTCCCGGCTGGCCAGGCCCACTTTGGCCTGTCTGCCCCGGCCCCGGCCTCCGTCTCTAGTGCGGCCTCGGGCCCGGCGCTGA